The DNA segment TCCCGGACGGGAGGTGGCCGCAGGGTCCTTCGACGTGGTGACCGTGGATGCCACGGCCCGTGCCTTTCTGCCGCCTGGTGGCGCGGGGGTCCCTGGTGTCGGGCGCGCCGAGAGCTGTCCTCTTGCGCTGACTGCGGTAGATGCCGGTGCCACAGCTCAGGGCGTGCCGGCCGCCATACGGTCGCGCCAGCTCTGCGTCAGGCAGAGTTGGTTCGATCTGGGTATCGCTTGCATGGTACAGGCGGTCCCAGGTATACACAGGCGCCAGGCGCTTGTGATCCTGTGAAAGTGGGCGCAGGAGTGCTGCGGCCCTGTGAATGACGGGTTGTGCCCGACCCGCGCGAACGACGCCGGAAGTGACGTTTCAGCCCCCGCCTCCGCTCCTCCGGTCGCCCCCGGGCCTCGCCCCGTCCGCCCCCAGCCAGCCGGCCAGTTTGCCGCCGCGGCCCACCGCGCGGAGCCGGCGTTCGACCGCGTCCCGGACCGGGTCGGTGGCGACGACGAGCAGTTCGTCCCCGCGCCGCAGGATCGTCGTCGGTCCCGGAACGAACGAGGTGCCCCCACGCACGACGAGCGTGACAGCAGCCCCCTCCGGCAGCCGCAGCTCGCCGACCTCCACGCCGTGCATTCTCGATCCCTCCGGGACGTCGACCGACAGCAGATGTCCGCGCAGCCGCTCCAGGGGCGCCGACTCGATGCCCAGGTCGGCGGCCTCCGCGCTCTCGCCGAGCCGCAGCGTGCGGGCCAGCCACGGCAGCGTCGGTCCCTGGACGAGGGTGTAGACGACGACAAGGATGAAGACGATGTTGAAGATCGACCGGCTGCCGGGAACGCCCTGGACCATCGGAATCGTCGCCAGGATGATGGGCACGGCGCCGCGCAGCCCGGCCCAGGACATCAGCGCCTGCTCCTGCCAGGGCACCCGGAACGGCACCAGGCACAGCACGACGCTCAGCGGGCGGGCCACCATGGTCAGCACCAGCCCGATGATCAGTGCGGGCACGATGTCGTCACCCAGCTCGTGCGGGGAGACCAGCAGGCCGAGCAGGACGAACATGCCGATCTGGGCGAGCCAGCCGAGCCCTTCGGCGAACCCGCGCGTGGCGGGCCAGTGCGGCAGCCCGGCGTTGCCCAGCACCATCGAGGCGAGGTAGACGGCGAGGAAGCCGCTGCCGTGGGCCATGGCGCCCGCCGCGTAGGCGGTGGTGGCGATGGCCATGACGGCGATGGGGTAGAGACCCGAGGCGGGCAGTGCCACGTGCCTGAGCCCCAGGGAGCCCAGCCGGCCCACGGCGAGTCCGATGACGGCGCCGATGGCCAGCTCCAGGGCGATCTCGCCGAGCAGGACGTACCAGTGCTCGATCGGGCCTGCCGTGGAGAAGGCGAGCACCAGGATGACCACGGGGGCGTCGTTGAAGCCGGACTCGGCCTCCAGCGTGCCCGTCACCCGTCCGGGGAGCGGGATGCGCCGCAGTACGGAGAAGACGGCCGCCGCGTCGGTCGAGGACACCACCGCGCCGATGATCAGCGCCTGCCGCCACTCCAGCCCGATCAGGAAGTGCGCGGCCGACGCGGTGACACCGACGCTCGCCGCGACGCCGACGGTCGCGAGGACGGCGGAGGCGGGCAGGACGGGTCGGATCTCCGTCCACTTGGTGCCCAGACCGCCCTCGGCCAGGATCACGACCAGGGCCCCGTACCCGATGACCTGAGTCAGCTCGGCGTTGTCGAAGTGGATGCCGCCGATGCCGTCCTGGCCCATGGCGATACCGATGCCCAGGTACACGAGCAGGCTGGGGAGCCCGCTGCGCGAGGAGATCCGGACCGCCACGACGGCGACGAGCAGGACCAGCGAGCAGACGAGCAGGAGCTGGTTGAGGTGGTGGACAGTCGTGGCCGTTCCCTTCCCTGGCACCCGCGCGGTGCGCCGGGCTCCGGTCCGGGGCCCGGGTTGACCGGCACGTTCACGGCGAACTACTTCGTTACCTTACCTAACTCTTGACGCTTTCTTGACGTGCGCTCCTGGCATCATCGAACGCCCGTCCAGGGTGGTATCCGACTCCGCGTCAAGTGGCGCAGGGCCCTGCGCCTATCGTTGCTCCAGCGCTCAGTTAAAAGCACAGCCCGCCCTGCCGCTCGCGTAAGGACAGCAAGGACAGCGATGCCCCCCAATACCACCGCCTCCACGGGTCAGCAGCCCGGCACGTCCGGCAGGAGAAAGGGGCGCAAAGCCCGTCTGATCGTCTTCGTCCTGGTGCTGGCGCTGATCGGCGGTGCCGTCTACGGGGCGTACTGGTCGGTCGGCACCGTGCGTGCCTCCTTCCCGCAGACCAAGGGCTCGATCACCCTCGAGGGCCTGTCGGGCACCGTCGACGTGCAGCGTGACGACCACGGGATCCCGCAGATCTACGCCTCCTCCGACGAGGACCTGTTCATGGCACAGGGCTACGTCCAGGCGCAGGACCGGTTCTACGAGATGGACGTCCGCCGGCACATGACCTCCGGACGCCTGTCGGAGATGTTCGGCGAGAGCCAGGTCGAGACCGACGAGTTCCTGCGCACCCTGGGCTGGGACCGGATCGCCCGGGAGGAGTACGAGAAGACGCTTTCCCCGGCGACGAAGAAGTACCTCGACGCCTACGCCAAGGGCGTCAACGCCTACCTGAAGGGCAAGGACGGTGCCGCGATCTCCCTGGAGTACGCGGCCCTGGGCTTCACCAACGACTACAAGCCCGGCGCCTGGACACCGGTGGACTCCCTGGCCTGGCTGAAGGCGATGGCCTGGGACCTGCGCGGCAACATGCAGGACGAGATCGACCGCGCCCTGATGACCAGCCGCCTCGGCCCGGAGCAGATCGCCGACCTGTACCCGGCGTACCCGTACAGCCGGAACAAGCCGGTGGTGCAGGAGGGCCAGTACGACGAGCTCACCGGCACCTACGAGTCGGGCAGCGGCGGGAGCGGCACGGGCGACGGCACCGGGACCGGGACCGGGGACGGCACGGGCACCGGTGCCGGCACGGTGGACCCCGGAACCGGCACGGTGGACCCCGGAACCGGCACGGTGGACCCCGGCACCGGCGTGGAGGGCGCGTCCGGGGCGGGAGGCACCGCGGACGGCGCCGCGGGCACCGCGGGCAGCCTGGAGAGCCAGCTGACGGGTCTCCAGCAGGTCCTGCAGGACCTCCCGACCGCCGTCGGTGTCAACGGCGACGGCATCGGCTCCAACTCCTGGGTCGTCTCCGGGGAGCACACCATCACCGGTGAGCCCCTGCTGGCCAACGACCCGCACCTGTCGCCCGCACTGCCGTCCGTCTGGTACCAGATGGGCCTGCACTGCCGCAGCGTCTCCGCCGAGTGCCAGTACGACGTCTCCGGCTACACCTTCGCGGGCCTGCCCGGTGTCATAATCGGCCACAACCAGGACATCGCCTGGGGCCTGACCAACTCCGGGGTCGACGTCACCGACCTCTACCTGGAGAAGATCACCGGCGAGGGCTACCAGTACGACGGCAAGGTGGTGCCTTTCACGACCCGCGAGGAGACCATCAAGGTCGCCGGCGGCGCCTCGCAGAAGATCGTCGTCCGGGAGACCAACAACGGTCCGCTGCTCTCCGACCGGTCCAAGGACCTGGTGCGGACCGGCAAGAAGGCCACTGTCGAATCCGCCGCACCCGACCGGGGAGACGGCTACGGCGTCTCCCTGCGCTGGACCGCGCTGGACGCCGGCCGCACGATGGACTCCGTCTTCGCGATCAACCGCGCGAAGGACTGGGACGGCTTCCGCGAGGCGGCCGCCCTGTTCGAGGTGCCCTCGCAGAACCTCGTCTACGCGGACACCGAGGGCCACATCGGCTACACCCTGCCCGGAAGGATCCCCACCCGCGCGGAGGACCACGACGGCTCCATCCCCGCGCCGGGCTGGAACCCCGACTACGAATGGACCGGCTGGATCGAGCAGGACGAACTGCCCTACGAGTTCGACCCCGACCGCGGTTACATCGTCACCGCCAACCAGGCCGTCGTCGACCCCGACACGTACCCGTACACCCTGACCACCGACTGGGGCTACGGCGCCCGCAGCCAGCGGATCGACGACCTGATCCAGTCGAAGATCAAGGACGGGGGCAAGATCTCCACCGACGACATGCGGCAGATGCAGCTCGACAACAGCAGCGGCATAGCCAAACTGCTCGTGCCCGAGCTGCTCAAGATCGACGTCGACGACCCGGACGTGCGCGAGGCGCAGAAGCTGCTGGAGGGCTGGGACTACACCCAGAACGCCGACTCGGCGGCGGCCGCCTACTTCAACTCCGTCTGGCGCAACATCCTCAAGCTCGCCTTCGGCCACAAGCTGCCCAAGGAACTGCGGGTCAAGGGTCAGTGCCTGTGGGTCGACCCGGTCAACCCGACCGGGCCCGCCGAGGAGCGCGTCAAGGTCCGCGAGTGCGGTCTGCGCGAGGCGGACCAGGCCCAGCCCGACGGCGGCGACCGCTGGTTCGAGGTGGTCCGCACGCTGATGGAGGACGAGGACAGCGACTGGTGGACGACCCCGAAGTCGGGCACCCGCCCCCCCGCGGGGAACCGTGACGAGCTGTTCGGGCGCGCCCTGATCGACGCGCGGTGGGAACTCACCGCCAAGCTCGGCAAGGACATCGACACCTGGAGCTGGGGCCGGCTGCACCGCCTGTTCCTGAAGAACCAGACCCTGGGCACCTCCGGCCCCGGCTTCGTGCAGTACGCCCTCAACCGGGGCCCCTGGAAGCTCGGTGGCGGCGAGGCCACGGTCAACGCCACCGGCTGGAACGCCGCCGGCGGCTACGGGGTGGTGTGGGTGCCGTCGATGCGGATGGTGGTCAACCTCGGCGACCTCGACAAGTCGCGGTGGATCAACCTCACCGGCGCCTCCGGACACGCCTACAGCGCCCACTACGTCGACCAGACCGACGCGTGGGCAGAGGGCGAACTGCTCGAGTGGTCCTTCTCGGAGAAGGCGGTCGAGGAGAGCACCGAGGACACCCTGCTGCTCAAGCCGTGAGCAACGGCCACCGCTGACACGAGAAGCGGCCTCCACACACGCGTGGAGGCCGCTTCTCGTGTCAGCGTGCACCGGCTCAGCCGAACCGCCGTACCCCCGAGGGCGTCACCACCGCGTGCACCGGATGGTCGTGCGGCTCCTCGGGAACCCGCTCGACGACCTCCGTGCCGTACAGCAGCACCACCAGCGCCGGGTGCGCGCCCGTGCGTTCCAGCCGGGCCAGCACCCGGTCGTACGAGCCCCCGCCGCGTCCCAGCCGCATCCCGCGCGCGTCGACGGCCAGGCCCGGCAGCAGCACCACGTCCGCCCCGGTGACGGCGTCCGGGCCGAGGCGCTCCCCGGACGGTTCCAGCAGCGTCAGCCGTCCGCCGCCGTGCCGCACGTGTGCGAGGGATTCCTCGCCGGTGTACGCGCCCCAGTCCAGGTCGTTGTCGGGGAGCAGGGCCGGCAGCAGCACGCGTACGCCCCGCGCGCGCAGGGCGTCGAGGAGCGCGAGCGTGCCGGGTTCACTCCCGACGGAGACGTAGGCCGCCACCGTGCGCGCGTGCGCCAGTTCGGGCAGCCCGAGCGCACGGTCGGCCAGCGCGGTCGCGCACTCCCATACGTCACCCGCCGTCAACCTTCCCCTTGCCAGGAGGATTTCCTGTCGCAACGCCCGCTTGGCATAATCGTTCGCGCGTTCGTTCTGTCTCAACTCTGTCCCCGTACCGTTCCAATATGCTCATATGAGATTTAAGTGTGCGGAGCTCCATATTCCCTGCGAAGGCAGCGGATATGGTGGCGGGCATGATTCAGTCGCACCCTCGGATCACCAAGGCTGTCATCCCCGCAGCGGGCCTCGGCACCCGGTTCCTGCCGGCCACCAAAGCCACTCCCAAGGAGATGTTGCCGGTCGTCGACAAGCCGGCGATCCAGTACGTGGTCGAAGAGGCCGCCGCCGCCGGTCTCGACGACGTCCTCATGGTGACGGGACGCAACAAGCGCCCCCTGGAGGACCATTTCGACCGCAACTACGAACTGGAGTCCGCCCTCAACAGGAAGGGTGACGCCGCCCGCCTCGCCAAGGTCCAGGAATCCAGTGACCTCGCGACGATGCACTACGTCCGTCAGGGCGACCCCAAGGGCCTCGGCCACGCCGTCCTGTGCGCCGCCCCGCACGTCGGCGACGAACCTTTCGCCGTCCTCCTGGGCGACGACCTGATCGACCCGCGCGACCTCCTGCTCCAGCGCATGATCGAGGTCCAGGAGCAGCACGGCGGCAGCGTCGTCGCGCTCATGGAGGTCGCCCCGGAACAGATCCACCTCTACGGCTCCGCCGCCGTCGAGGCCACCGCCGACTTCGACGTGGTCCGGGTCAGCGGCCTGGTCGAGAAGCCCGAACCGGCCGACGCGCCCTCCAACTACGCCATCATCGGCCGCTACGTCCTCGACCCGCACGTCTTCGAGATACTGCGGAAGACCGAGCCGGGCCGCGGCGGCGAGATCCAGCTCACCGACGCTCTCCAGCAGCTCGCCGCCGACGAAAAGGTCGGCGGCCCGGTGCACGGCGTGGTCTTCGAGGGACGCCGTTATGACACCGGCGACCGGGGCGACTACCTGCGTGCCATTGTCCGGCTCGCGTGCGAACGTGAAGACCTGGGACCGGACTTCCGGACCTGGCTCCGCCGTTATGTCACCGAGGAGATGCAGCAGCCTTGAGCACCGCCGCGCCCCGCACCGCAGGCCCGGACCACCTCTGGTCGGTGGACGAGCACCTGGACGACATCCTCGCCGCCGTCCGCCCCCTGGAACCCATCGAGCTGAACCTCCTCGACGCCCAGGGCTGCGTCCTGGTCGACGACGTCACGGTGCCGCTGTCCCTGCCGCCGTTCGACAACAGCTCCATGGACGGGTACGCGGTACGGGTCGTGGATGTCGCGGGCGCGAGCGAGCAGTACCCGGCGGCCCTCGAGGTCGTCGGTGACGTCGCGGCAGGCCAGGCCGACCTGCTCCAGGTCGGTCCCGGCCAGGCCGTGCGCATCATGACCGGCGCCCCGCTCCCGCCCGGCGCCGAGACCGTCGTCCCCGTCGAGTGGACCGACGGCGGGCTCGGCGAGGGCCCGGTCGCCGCGATGCGGGCCCGCAGTTCGGCCCCCGAGGGGGACACCGGGCAGGTGCTCGTGTACCGCCCGGCCGAGGCACGCGCGCACGTGCGTGCCAAGGGCAGCGACGTACGGGCCGGAGACCGCGCACTGGAGGCCGGCACCGTCCTCGGCCCGCCGCAGATCTCCCTCCTGGCCGCGATCGGCCGCGGCACGGTACGCGTGCGCCCGCGCCCGCGCGTGGTGGTGATGTCCACCGGCAGTGAACTCGTCCAGCCGGAGAGGAAGCTGAGTGCCGGTCAGATCTACGACTCCAACAGCTTCTCCCTCACCGCCTGCGCCCGCGACGCCGGCGCCATCGCCTACCGCGTGGGGGCCGTCTCCGACGACGTCGACACCCTGCGGGACACCATCGAGGACCAGCTGGTGCGCGCCGACCTGATGGTCACCACCGGCGGGGTGAGCGTCGGGGCGTACGACGTCGTCAGGGAGGCGCTGTCGTCCGTCGGCGACGAGGACGAGCCGGGCAGCGGCATCGACTTCCGCAAGCTCGCCATGCAGCCCGGCAAGCCCCAGGGCTTCGGCTCCATCGGACCCGACCACACCCCGCTGCTGGCCCTCCCCGGCAACCCGGTCTCCTCGTACGTCTCCTTCGAGCTGTTCGCCCGCCCCGCCATCCGCACCCTGATGGGCCTCAAGGACGTCCACCGGCCGAGAAAGCGCGCCACCCTCACCGCGGGCGGTGCGCTGAGCTCCCCGAAGGGCCGCCGCCAGTTCCTGCGCGGACGGTACGCCGACGGCGAGGTGGCCCCGGTCGGCGGTGCCGGATCCCACCTGGTGGCCGCCCTCGCCCAGGCGAACGCGCTGATCGTCGTCCCCGAGGAGACCGAGTCCGTCGTCTCCGGCGCCGACGTCGAGGTGATCCTGCTCGGCTGACCCGAACGGGTTGGCGGTACCGTGTCGCGCACAGCAGGCCCGTGCGCCGCACCGCGGCGGGCCCGGACCGGGAGCGCCACACTCATGACCGTGCCTTCCCCGGGGGAGACCCCCGGACCCACCGACCAGCGCCGCCTGACCGACCAGAGCCGTCTGACGCACCTCGACGAGGCGGGCGCCGCCCGTATGGTCGACGTCTCCGGCAAGGACGTCACCGCGCGCACCGCCCGCGCCACCGGCCGGGTCCTGGTCTCCCCCCGCGTGATCGAACTGCTGCGAGGCGAGGGGGTCCCCAAGGGAGACGCCCTGGCCACCGCGCGGATCGCGGGCATCATGGGCGCCAAACGCACCCCCGACCTGATCCCGCTGTGCCACCCCGTGGCGGTGTCCGGTGCGAAACTGGACCTGTCGGTCGCGGACGACGCCGTGGAGATCACGGCCACCGTGAGGACGACGGACCGCACGGGCGTCGAGATGGAGGCGCTCACCGCGGTCTCCGTCGCCGCGCTCACCGTGATCGACATGGTCAAGGCGGTCGACAAGAAGGCGGTCATCACGGACGTGCGGGTGGAGGAGAAGACGGGCGGCAAGTCGGGCGACTGGAGCAGGGCATGACACTCGACGCATCCGTCGGGGGCGCACTGCTCGCGCCGTACAGCGCGCTGGTGGTCACCGCCTCCAACCGGGCCGCCGCCCGCGTCTACGAGGACACGGGCGGCCCGCTGGTCGCCGAGGGTCTGCGGCGCTTCGGCTTCGCCGTCGACGGCCCCCGGGTGGTCCGGGACGGCGACCCGGTCCAGACCGCGCTGCGCGCGGGCACCGAGGCGGGGTACGACGTCATCGTGACCACCGGCGGCACCGGCATCTCGCCCACCGACCGCACCCCCGAGGCGACCCGCGCGGTGATCGTCCACGAGGTGCCCGGTATCGCGGAGGCCATCCGGGCGTACGGCCGGGACAAGGTGCCGACGGCCGCCCTCTCCCGGGGTGTCGCGGGGGTCGCGGAGAGCGGGACCCTGATCGTCAACCTGCCGGGGTCCCGCGGCGGAGTGAAGGACGGCCTCGCAGTACTGGAGCCGCTGCTGAAACACGCGGTCGACCAACTGCGCGGCGGTGACCATCCCGGGCCGGGGGCCAGTGGCGGGGGTGCGAGCTGAACGGCCCGGCCTGGCCCGTGGAGCTGACGGCCGGCGATGTCGTCCTGAGGCCCATAAAGCTGCGCGACCAGCGGGCCTGGCGCGAGGTCAACCGCCGCAACCGTGACTGGCTGCGGCCCTGGGAGGCGACCATCCCGCCGCCCGCCCCCGCAGGCCCGGTCGTGCACCGGCCGACCTACCGCCAGATGGCCCGTCACCTGAGGGCCGAGGCGCACGCGGGCCGGATGCTGCCGTTCGTCATCGAGTACCAGGGGTGTCTGGTAGGCCAGTTGACGGTCGCCGGGATCACCTGGGGCTCGATGTGCTCGGGCCACGTCGGCTACTGGGTGGACGAGGCGGTGGCCGGCCGCGGAGTCATGCCGACGGCCGTGGCGATGGCCGTGGACCACTGTTTCCGTACGGTCGGGCTGCACCGCGTCGAGGTGTGCATTCGCCCCGAGAACGTGCCCAGCCGACGGGTCGTGGAGAAACTCGGATTCCGTGAGGAAGGACTACGCCCGCGTTATCTGCACATC comes from the Streptomyces sp. KMM 9044 genome and includes:
- a CDS encoding potassium/proton antiporter; its protein translation is MPGKGTATTVHHLNQLLLVCSLVLLVAVVAVRISSRSGLPSLLVYLGIGIAMGQDGIGGIHFDNAELTQVIGYGALVVILAEGGLGTKWTEIRPVLPASAVLATVGVAASVGVTASAAHFLIGLEWRQALIIGAVVSSTDAAAVFSVLRRIPLPGRVTGTLEAESGFNDAPVVILVLAFSTAGPIEHWYVLLGEIALELAIGAVIGLAVGRLGSLGLRHVALPASGLYPIAVMAIATTAYAAGAMAHGSGFLAVYLASMVLGNAGLPHWPATRGFAEGLGWLAQIGMFVLLGLLVSPHELGDDIVPALIIGLVLTMVARPLSVVLCLVPFRVPWQEQALMSWAGLRGAVPIILATIPMVQGVPGSRSIFNIVFILVVVYTLVQGPTLPWLARTLRLGESAEAADLGIESAPLERLRGHLLSVDVPEGSRMHGVEVGELRLPEGAAVTLVVRGGTSFVPGPTTILRRGDELLVVATDPVRDAVERRLRAVGRGGKLAGWLGADGARPGGDRRSGGGG
- a CDS encoding penicillin acylase family protein; protein product: MPPNTTASTGQQPGTSGRRKGRKARLIVFVLVLALIGGAVYGAYWSVGTVRASFPQTKGSITLEGLSGTVDVQRDDHGIPQIYASSDEDLFMAQGYVQAQDRFYEMDVRRHMTSGRLSEMFGESQVETDEFLRTLGWDRIAREEYEKTLSPATKKYLDAYAKGVNAYLKGKDGAAISLEYAALGFTNDYKPGAWTPVDSLAWLKAMAWDLRGNMQDEIDRALMTSRLGPEQIADLYPAYPYSRNKPVVQEGQYDELTGTYESGSGGSGTGDGTGTGTGDGTGTGAGTVDPGTGTVDPGTGTVDPGTGVEGASGAGGTADGAAGTAGSLESQLTGLQQVLQDLPTAVGVNGDGIGSNSWVVSGEHTITGEPLLANDPHLSPALPSVWYQMGLHCRSVSAECQYDVSGYTFAGLPGVIIGHNQDIAWGLTNSGVDVTDLYLEKITGEGYQYDGKVVPFTTREETIKVAGGASQKIVVRETNNGPLLSDRSKDLVRTGKKATVESAAPDRGDGYGVSLRWTALDAGRTMDSVFAINRAKDWDGFREAAALFEVPSQNLVYADTEGHIGYTLPGRIPTRAEDHDGSIPAPGWNPDYEWTGWIEQDELPYEFDPDRGYIVTANQAVVDPDTYPYTLTTDWGYGARSQRIDDLIQSKIKDGGKISTDDMRQMQLDNSSGIAKLLVPELLKIDVDDPDVREAQKLLEGWDYTQNADSAAAAYFNSVWRNILKLAFGHKLPKELRVKGQCLWVDPVNPTGPAEERVKVRECGLREADQAQPDGGDRWFEVVRTLMEDEDSDWWTTPKSGTRPPAGNRDELFGRALIDARWELTAKLGKDIDTWSWGRLHRLFLKNQTLGTSGPGFVQYALNRGPWKLGGGEATVNATGWNAAGGYGVVWVPSMRMVVNLGDLDKSRWINLTGASGHAYSAHYVDQTDAWAEGELLEWSFSEKAVEESTEDTLLLKP
- a CDS encoding 5-formyltetrahydrofolate cyclo-ligase, giving the protein MRQNERANDYAKRALRQEILLARGRLTAGDVWECATALADRALGLPELAHARTVAAYVSVGSEPGTLALLDALRARGVRVLLPALLPDNDLDWGAYTGEESLAHVRHGGGRLTLLEPSGERLGPDAVTGADVVLLPGLAVDARGMRLGRGGGSYDRVLARLERTGAHPALVVLLYGTEVVERVPEEPHDHPVHAVVTPSGVRRFG
- the galU gene encoding UTP--glucose-1-phosphate uridylyltransferase GalU, which codes for MIQSHPRITKAVIPAAGLGTRFLPATKATPKEMLPVVDKPAIQYVVEEAAAAGLDDVLMVTGRNKRPLEDHFDRNYELESALNRKGDAARLAKVQESSDLATMHYVRQGDPKGLGHAVLCAAPHVGDEPFAVLLGDDLIDPRDLLLQRMIEVQEQHGGSVVALMEVAPEQIHLYGSAAVEATADFDVVRVSGLVEKPEPADAPSNYAIIGRYVLDPHVFEILRKTEPGRGGEIQLTDALQQLAADEKVGGPVHGVVFEGRRYDTGDRGDYLRAIVRLACEREDLGPDFRTWLRRYVTEEMQQP
- the glp gene encoding molybdotransferase-like divisome protein Glp, translated to MSTAAPRTAGPDHLWSVDEHLDDILAAVRPLEPIELNLLDAQGCVLVDDVTVPLSLPPFDNSSMDGYAVRVVDVAGASEQYPAALEVVGDVAAGQADLLQVGPGQAVRIMTGAPLPPGAETVVPVEWTDGGLGEGPVAAMRARSSAPEGDTGQVLVYRPAEARAHVRAKGSDVRAGDRALEAGTVLGPPQISLLAAIGRGTVRVRPRPRVVVMSTGSELVQPERKLSAGQIYDSNSFSLTACARDAGAIAYRVGAVSDDVDTLRDTIEDQLVRADLMVTTGGVSVGAYDVVREALSSVGDEDEPGSGIDFRKLAMQPGKPQGFGSIGPDHTPLLALPGNPVSSYVSFELFARPAIRTLMGLKDVHRPRKRATLTAGGALSSPKGRRQFLRGRYADGEVAPVGGAGSHLVAALAQANALIVVPEETESVVSGADVEVILLG
- the moaC gene encoding cyclic pyranopterin monophosphate synthase MoaC; the encoded protein is MTVPSPGETPGPTDQRRLTDQSRLTHLDEAGAARMVDVSGKDVTARTARATGRVLVSPRVIELLRGEGVPKGDALATARIAGIMGAKRTPDLIPLCHPVAVSGAKLDLSVADDAVEITATVRTTDRTGVEMEALTAVSVAALTVIDMVKAVDKKAVITDVRVEEKTGGKSGDWSRA
- a CDS encoding MogA/MoaB family molybdenum cofactor biosynthesis protein; protein product: MTLDASVGGALLAPYSALVVTASNRAAARVYEDTGGPLVAEGLRRFGFAVDGPRVVRDGDPVQTALRAGTEAGYDVIVTTGGTGISPTDRTPEATRAVIVHEVPGIAEAIRAYGRDKVPTAALSRGVAGVAESGTLIVNLPGSRGGVKDGLAVLEPLLKHAVDQLRGGDHPGPGASGGGAS
- a CDS encoding GNAT family N-acetyltransferase, with translation MELTAGDVVLRPIKLRDQRAWREVNRRNRDWLRPWEATIPPPAPAGPVVHRPTYRQMARHLRAEAHAGRMLPFVIEYQGCLVGQLTVAGITWGSMCSGHVGYWVDEAVAGRGVMPTAVAMAVDHCFRTVGLHRVEVCIRPENVPSRRVVEKLGFREEGLRPRYLHIDGAWRDHLVFALTAEEVPEGLLGRWQRERSRRERPEDGWRNPGIPHGPGN